Proteins from one Capricornis sumatraensis isolate serow.1 chromosome 2, serow.2, whole genome shotgun sequence genomic window:
- the POGK gene encoding pogo transposable element with KRAB domain has product MASTACPLNLTLKEEEEEEEIQSREPEDGPTDMQKVRICSEGGWVPALFDEVAIYFSDEEWEVLTEQQKALYREVMRMNYETVLSLEFPFPKPDMITRLEREEESQNSDEWQLQGGTFAEKEESDMKPPDWAGPMNAASQFPQPQHLDGFGLRLPRDITELPEWGEGYPFYMAMGFPGYDLSADDLAGKFQFSRGMRRSYDAGFKLMVVEYAESTNNCQAAKQFGVLEKNVRDWRKVKPQLQNAHAMRRAFRGPKNGRFALVDQRVAEYVRYMQAKGDPITREAMQLKALEIAQEMNIPEKGFKASLGWCRRMMRRYDLSLRHKVPVPQQLPEDLTEKLVTYQRSVLALRRAHDYQVAQMGNADETPICLEVPSRVTVDNQGEKPVLVKTPGREKLKITAMLGVLADGRKLPPYIILRGTYIPPGKFPSGMEIRCHRYGWMTEDLMQDWLEVVWRRRTGAVPKQRGLLILNGFRGHATDSVKSSMESMNTDMVIIPGGLTSQLQVLDVVVYKPLNDSVRAQYSNWLLAGNLALSPTGNAKKPPLGLFLEWVMVAWNSISSESIVQGFKKCHISSNLEDEDDVLWEIESELPGGGEPPKECDTESLAESR; this is encoded by the exons ATGGCATCCACAGCCTGCCCCCTCAATTTGACcctgaaagaagaggaagaagaagaagagattcAGAGCCGGGAACCGGAGGATGGCCCCACAGATATGCAAAAAGTCCGAATCTGCTCAGAGGGTGGATGG GTGCCAGCCCTGTTCGATGAGGTGGCCATATATTTTTCCGATGAGGAGTGGGAAGTTTTGACGGAGCAACAAAAGGCTCTCTACCGCGAGGTCATGAGGATGAATTATGAAACTGTCCTGTCTCTGG AATTCCCATTCCCTAAGCCTGACATGATCACTCGGTTGGAAAGGGAGGAGGAGTCTCAGAATTCTGATGAATGGCAGCTCCAAGGAGGAACCTTTGCAG AAAAGGAAGAATCCGACATGAAGCCCCCAGATTGGGCGGGCCCGATGAACGCAGCCTCGCAGTTTCCCCAGCCTCAGCACCTGGATGGCTTTGGCCTCCGTCTGCCTCGGGACATCACAGAGCTGCCCGAGTGGGGCGAGGGTTACCCCTTTTACATGGCCATGGGCTTCCCCGGGTACGACCTCTCGGCTGACGACCTGGCCGGAAAGTTCCAGTTCAGCCGGGGCATGCGCCGCAGTTACGACGCAGGGTTCAAGTTAATGGTGGTGGAGTACGCCGAGAGCACCAACAACTGCCAGGCGGCCAAGCAGTTTGGGGTGCTGGAGAAAAATGTCCGCGACTGGCGCAAAGTGAAGCCGCAGCTGCAGAACGCCCACGCCATGCGGCGTGCCTTCCGCGGCCCCAAGAACGGGCGCTTCGCCCTGGTGGACCAGCGCGTGGCCGAGTATGTGCGATACATGCAGGCCAAAGGGGACCCTATCACCAGGGAGGCCATGCAGCTGAAAGCGCTGGAGATTGCCCAGGAGATGAACATTCCAGAGAAAGGGTTCAAGGCTAGCTTGGGCTGGTGTCGAAGAATGATGCGGAGGTATGACTTGTCTCTGCGGCATAAGGTGCCCGTGCCCCAGCAGCTGCCTGAAGACCTGACCGAGAAGCTTGTCACCTACCAGCGGAGCGTCCTGGCTCTGCGCAGGGCACACGactaccaggtggctcagatgggaaatgCAGACGAGACGCCCATTTGCTTAGAGGTGCCCTCGAGGGTGACTGTGGACAACCAGGGGGAAAAGCCTGTCTTGGTCAAGACGCCAGGGAGGGAGAAACTGAAAATCACAGCCATGCTTGGTGTCTTGGCTGATGGGAGGAAGTTACCTCCATATATCATTCTGAGGGGCACGTACATCCCCCCTGGGAAGTTCCCGAGTGGCATGGAAATCCGCTGCCACCGGTATGGATGGATGACGGAGGATCTGATGCAGGACTGGCTGGAGGTGGTGTGGAGGCGGAGGACGGGCGCGGTGCCCAAGCAGCGAGGGCTGCTGATCCTGAATGGCTTCCGGGGCCACGCCACCGACTCGGTGAAGAGCTCCATGGAGAGCATGAACACTGACATGGTCATCATCCCGGGGGGCTTGACCTCGCAGCTGCAGGTGCTGGATGTGGTGGTCTACAAACCACTGAACGACAGTGTCCGGGCCCAGTATTCCAACTGGCTCCTGGCGGGGAACCTGGCGCTGAGCCCCACCGGGAACGCCAAGAAGCCGCCGCTGGGCCTTTTTCTGGAGTGGGTCATGGTGGCGTGGAATAGCATCTCGAGCGAGTCCATCGTCCAAGGGTTCAAGAAGTGCCACATCTCCAGCAACCTGGAGGATGAGGATGACGTGCTGTGGGAAATCGAGAGTGAGCTGCCAGGCGGAGGGGAGCCGCCCAAGGAGTGTGACACTGAGAGCCTGGCAGAGAGCCGCTGA